In Fundidesulfovibrio putealis DSM 16056, a genomic segment contains:
- a CDS encoding chemotaxis protein CheB yields MAKKQAPPKSKPKTSPEPSAETPTREPVKAPVPSFPVVGIGASAGGLAAFEAFFSGMPTDTDPGMAFVLVQHLAPDHKSILTDIIQRYTTMKVYEVADGMVVKPNCIYIIPPNRDMAFIDGALQLLEPSSPRGQRLPIDFFFRSLAQDQGDKAIGIVLSGTGNDGTLGIRAIKGEGGLILVQNPESTEYDGMPRSALGTGLVDYELPPTEMAGQLILYAKHMLDKHGGHKPHITIKPDNELKKIFILLRGQTSVTTSKFVYTY; encoded by the coding sequence ATGGCCAAGAAACAGGCACCGCCGAAGTCTAAACCCAAGACGAGCCCTGAACCTTCGGCAGAAACGCCCACCAGAGAGCCTGTGAAGGCCCCTGTGCCATCTTTCCCCGTCGTCGGGATCGGCGCTTCCGCAGGAGGACTGGCGGCTTTTGAGGCATTCTTCTCTGGCATGCCCACCGATACCGATCCAGGAATGGCCTTTGTGCTGGTGCAACATCTGGCCCCAGACCACAAGAGCATCCTCACGGATATTATTCAGCGCTATACCACCATGAAGGTCTACGAAGTGGCGGACGGAATGGTGGTCAAGCCCAACTGCATCTACATCATCCCGCCCAACCGCGACATGGCCTTCATAGATGGCGCGCTCCAATTGCTTGAGCCGTCTTCCCCCCGAGGCCAACGTCTGCCTATTGACTTCTTCTTCCGCTCCCTGGCCCAGGACCAAGGTGACAAGGCCATTGGCATCGTGCTCTCTGGCACAGGGAATGACGGCACCCTGGGAATTCGGGCCATCAAGGGGGAAGGGGGCCTGATTTTGGTCCAGAACCCAGAATCCACCGAGTATGATGGGATGCCCCGCAGCGCCCTCGGGACTGGATTGGTTGACTATGAATTGCCGCCAACTGAGATGGCTGGCCAATTAATTCTCTACGCAAAGCACATGCTTGATAAGCACGGGGGGCACAAGCCGCACATCACGATCAAACCAGATAACGAATTAAAAAAGATTTTCATCCTGTTGCGCGGTCAAACTAGTGTCACGACCTCAAAATTCGTCTATACTTATTAG